ATATGACTAAGAatgttataataattattatgagAGATCTTTTCAGATGGCACAATCATCTGAATCCTGCAATAAATAAAGAAGCTTGGACGCAAGAGGAGGAATTGACTCTAATTCATGCCCATGATGCTTATGGAAACAAGTGGGCAGAGTTATCAAAATATTTGCCCGGAAGGTATTTTGAGGTGTTACTTTCATGCCGATAAGAGCTTGATTCCATCTTGACTTTCTTTCGAGTTCTTATTCTCAGTGTTCTTTCAAAGTTATATTTGACATGTGAAAATTCTTATGGCTAATTTCAGGTCAGACAATGCAATAAAAAATCACTGGCATAGTTCTGTCAAAAAGAAACGGGACTCATATATGGCATCAGGTTTACTTGCACAGTTCCCTGCTCTGCCTAATGTCAACCATCAGAACCAATCAATCCCTTCTTCTTCTATGAATTTGCAACAAACTAGTGAAGATGAAAGTGTTCACAAAGAAGGAGCAGAAGTGGAGGAAGTTACAGAATGCAGTCGAGGTTCAACTTTTGCTGGCTGTCCCCAGTCTACAAGTGACATGGGCAACACCTTTGTGCATATAAGAGAGAATGGCACGATGTCGGAGGAATTAATCCGTAAAAAGGACGCAAGCTCCAGTGCAGCACCATGCCCTAGGAACTATACCCCAGCTTTTCAAGATGTTTCTTGTTCAATGCTAAAAGTTCCCAGTGAACTTGTTGAATCCAACTCCCTTGAGCAGCATACGTTCTCACATGACTGGGGCAATTCTTCAGGGAATGATTGGCAGTTTAATATGGATGACTTTCAGGAGTTTTTTCAGGAATCTTCACGACATTACATGCACTGTTTGAATGGCAATGAAAACCATGACATAGTAACCTATCCATTGCAAACTGCAATGGGATCTGGAGAAACTTCTAATGCAGAAAACATAGTTGAGGGTCCATATAATCCCAATGAAATGTTTGATGGTTGCAGGATCGTATACCCTGAGGTAGGGATTCCTCAATGCTCTCTATCCGAAACCGGAGTTAATGGCAGTGGTGAACCTGCAGATTCTTTAATTTACCAATCATCAAACTATCAGATCCCTGAATCAGGAAATATGGCTCCACAAAACTGCAATGCTttaagttttgatgattttgaagcTTCAACCCATCAGCAATTTTCTGTTCCTTCACACTTTTTGTCTGAGGATAGATCACTTGTGTTTGGTATTGCTTCAGATCAGTTCCATTATCCTCCGCTTGAGAACCCAGTTCAAGAGTCCTTCACCAGTAGATGTGATGGTTTTATATGTCCAAGTGAGTTTGGCAGTCCTTCCAATGACAATGGCATAGGCAATGCCGTCCTGAAAGATCGGCCTGATCATACAAAAGATTCCCCAAGGCTAGAAGAACAGAAAGATGAAGGAGCTCTATGCTATGAGCCTCCTCGCTTTCCAAGCTTGGATGCACCTTTCTTCTATTGTGATCTTAAGCAATCTGGTTCAGATACACAGCAAGAGTACAGCCCTCTTGGCATCCGCCAGTTGATGACTTCTGTGGACTGCTTTACTCCATTAAGGTTGTGGGACTCACCATCAAGAGATGATAGTCCAGATGCTATCTTGAAAAGTGCTGCCAAAACTTTCACTGGGACTCCTTCTATATTAAAGAAGCGACAGCGTCACTTGGTGACGCCTTTATCAGAAAAGAGATGCGAGAAAAAGCTTGAAAGTGATCTCAATCAGGAATCATTCTCTAATATGGTTACAGAATTTCCCCGAGTAGATGACATGTTTGATGAGTCGGCAAATGAAAAAGCATCTACTGAAGACAAAGAAAATCTACATCCATCCTCAGAAGACGGAAGAAAGGAGACGGGTGATGGAGTAACTGGACTTTCATGCATTGGAAATTCAGAGAGGCAATTAGATGGCGATGGTGCTCACTACCATAAAGAGCCCCATAGTGAATGTGCTGGAGCCAATGATGAAATGGAAAAGGTGAGTTATAATTTGTCATTAAATTTTTCTTCTCTGGCTTCActctttttgtttttgagaaTGGGATGACGTGTGCCAGTATAGGACTTCCATTCCAGATTGTATTTTTTGTAAAGAAATATATCCTTACAAGTTTCACTAATGGAATACTAAGTAGGTGCTTGGGCATGAAATGGttgatatttgaaaaaaaaattagtagtagtatttgaAAAGTAGTATTTGAAGTTAAGTTGAAAGAGGGTTTTTGGTAGCATTATCTGTAaagctttcgttatttgctttccaaATCACTTCGAATTTGttagccttatctgacttctttttatgcttttttgagccgagggtctctcggaaacagccgtcctacctcggtaggagtaaggtctgcgtacactttaccctccccagatcccacGGTGTGGGATTccactaggttgttgttgttgttgttgttgttgttgttgaaagaGGGTATTTGGAAGTTGAAGTTGTATTTGGActtgaaaacaaaattgaagtTCCATTATTGAACTTGAAAAACTCTATAATCTATTTCTCAAACTTCAAATTCCATATTTCAAGTCGATAAATAAACACTTATTTAGAATaatctaatattttttcaaatttttaaaaccAATGTATGGACAAACAGGGCCTAAATCTTTCAGAGTGAGTGGAGTCTCTATTTACTAAACGGAGCTTTCCACTGTCTGCATTTTCTTTGTTACAGATAGTATTAGGGTGCTGGACAATTTGATATCCATCACTTCCGTTTCTGCTATTTTGCATTTCTGTCAAAGTCAATCTTAATTTCTAATGTGGTTCAGGCAACTTTGCTCTCAGCTGATTTGAACCGTGTGGTTTACACAATAAACCATTAAACTTAATTGGGCTTAGATACAACTTTTGAGTTCTCATTCCTGTTATCAGGTAAAACAGCCTCCTGGAGTTCTGGTTGAGCTTAGCTCAAATGACATGCTATTCTCTCCCGATCGTTTCTTGATCAAGCATGATAGAGCTACAAGTCTAAGTATTAAAGCTTTAGGTAACCAGTATGCTAGACGACTTGAAGCTGCATCATCAAATCAAGCTACTATTTCATCCTCGTCTGTTGTTTGCTCTCCTGACATACTTGGGAAGTGTCGAAGCAGTGTCGTCATAGCTACATCAATGCAATCTACTACATCAACTGCAGTGGAGaatacaaccaaaaattctGAAAATGGATTTGGTGCTGATACTTCAAACATGTAAGATTACTGCAATGTTTTGTTCCTTTGCTTTCTatccttctcttttttttcttacttaTCTCCCACAAATTTGTACCTGTTGGTCGGTCCATATACTTAATGATTAGTTTAAAAGGAGTTTTGCTACACATTCGTTTCTTATGATCCATTTACCTAATTAATGGTTTACGCTTTACAGATTTGGAGAGACACCTTTTAAAAGGAGTATTGAATCTCCTTCAGCATGGAAATCTCCATGGTTCATGAGTTCTGTTCTTTCTAGCCCAAGATATGACAGAGAACTTACATTTGAGGTATATACATTATGTGTTCTACTCGGTGACTTAATTATCTTTGTGTTCGGTGCTCCTTTTTTCGTTTTTGTCGATAATGGTGCATTTCTGTGCTCATGTTATAATGCTTTGATTTGtttgtttttcctttatttGGTAGGATCTTGCGCTTTTTATGAGCCCGGGTGATAGAAGCTATGATGCTATTGGGTTAATGAAGCAATTAAGTGAGCAGACTGCACCTTCAATTGCGGATGCCCGTCAGATCTTGGGAAGTGAAACTCCAGAAACAATCCTGTCGGAAAGGAATTCCAAGAAACAAAAAGCAGATGAAAATTGTGCCCTTCTGGCTTCAAATGCTATGGTATGTGTGGTCCCTTTGTCAACATGATTACAAACTTTTTTTGCGAAATGATCTATCCTATACATATGTTATTTTCAAATACAGTTGCCCTGCAGTTTTTTGTTTAAAACATTTCTTTTCGTCATTTCTCTCTAGTCTTTTATATCCTATGCTAATTTTTGGCATGTTTCAAACAATAAGCTTGCAGTTTTCACTTGAAAACACTTACTTTCCTCTTTTTGTTTCTACTCTTATATTGAAATAAACTACATTGCTCATTAGAACGAAATAATCGATGAGACTATATAAATTGTCATTTTTCAAGTAACATCCGTTTTACTTTGGAGTAGAATGTGGAAAAAGACGGTGCTTTCTGTAAGTTATAGCTTAGGAACACACTTTCTTCTGTAGCCTCACATAGTCTCTAGTGTAGTAATAATTTCTGTCGAATGTCACTCCGAACTCGTCCAAAGTTTGGCTTTGCTTAAAAATATCCCTGCCCGAAATTTACAGAAGCAGAATGACAAAAAATAACCGGAATCTGCTTATCTGGTTAcatatctttccacatccatggTCATTTGTTGATTTTCCTACTGTGTTGGTTCCTCTGCAGAGTGAGAGACGCACACTTGATTTCAGTGAATGTGGAACACCGGGAAAGGGAAAAGAGACGACTACCAAATTTGGCAGCAACAATAGCGTTTCAAGTCCTTCCTCCTACCTGTTGAAATGTTGCAGATAGCAAGTCCTTTTAGGATAGACAAGTTTTCTTCCCTCAAAGGTACTTGTTTGTCGGAACATATTAGATTCTATTCATTCATTAAGCGTAATGCTTCATTCCCCATTGCTAAATGCGGAAGCCAATGGTACATTCCATCTTCTTTGAGCTTCATTTTGCAGGAAGCATGCTAGTTGTAAAAAGGGGAGAATAGAAAGCTGTGTAGATTCTTTTTTTCTAAACTAGTAATCTTAAAGAAGACTTCTTTAAGTTGGTGACATTATGAGCTTTTGTAGTTCACATAGTGGACAAAGTGGACAAAAACTGGGTAGCAATTTAAGAGTAAGTTCAACTTGTTTGAGACTAAAgcgttgttgttattgttgttgttatgtctCTGATATGTTGAAACTTATTCACACTCGTTGATTGCATTTGCACTCGTTTACAGCAATCAATTGAAAATCTCTCATAATCTGTTTGGAGCAAAAACATCAGATCCTTGACATGTTTGTGACCTTCGATTGCTAGAAAATCTGCACGTTTGTTTccctctcttgatatgtacgaAATTCGCCTTGTTGGCTTGACACAAGTGTTTTCTTCTCCCTTTCCATATACATTGTTGTACTTGAATTGAAATCTTTAACACCATCTTAAAATAGTATTACTATGAATGACAGAGAACAATACAAGCTTGATTATGTTCCACACTTCATAACTTCATATCCTTATTGCTGAATTTTTATATTGTTACatagaaggaaaaaagaaaCTATATAGTAAGGCATATTTGATTAGCTCAGAACTTGATAAGGACCTTCACACAATTTGGTTCTTTCAAGTACTCAAATGCCTTGTTTATATCATTGAATGAAACTTCATGAGTCAATAATTCATCTAGTTTGATCTCCTGCATGAATTAACCCAAAAACCGAGTGAATAGTGAGTCAGTCATAAGCCATTATTGATTTGGATAGGTACGACCAATTCATTCTGActagaaaaatagaaaatttttcATTCTTGTTTTCTTGTTTTGAATATATCATTATTGATTAGTATTGAGACGTATATATCAAAAGCCATGTGTTAGATACATCAAAGGTAAggtatttttttgaaatatccAACACGAGTATGACAATATGTTTAAAAAGTCCGAGCAAACATTTACCGAAATAATGTACCTTGCTAATGCATTTGTCAATTATAGATGGAAGATCTGTGTGAGTTCTAATGCCACCATAGATTGATCCCTTGAGTGTTCTACCAAACATGAGAGGGACATAACTCATTTGCCAATCTAACACAAGTCCAGCTCCAAGCACTATCACTGTTCCATAACCCtaatatgttttttcaagtcacacacaaaaaaaaaacatctatTTAATAAAGTAATTACTAAAAAAGGGATATAAAAAAGAGTCTTTTTTATGTAATTTgtaatgatttattttttatttttagaaaaacatACCATTCTAGTTGATTGAATGGCTTCATTGATGGTGAGCTGAGGCACATCTGTACACTCAAAGAAGTAGTCAACACCAAGTCCACCAGTGGCATCTTTAATTAATTCTGAAATTGATTTTtcagaaatatttataaaatcagTAATCCCATAAAACTTTGCTTTTTCACTTTTCATTTCATGAATATCCATCCCAATTATTTTGGCTGCTTCTTTTTGTCTTGCTCCTTCTACTACCTGTATTTTAAAAGGCAAAATTGAAAAGTGATCAGTAattgttatttttatcatattagataatagaaaatcaacaaatatatatgtagacgtaaaattcataaataattattttttagtttttattttgtgtgaaattttagaaaattcatGTGCAATGATAACTGAATCGACCAATCAGCAATCTTAAATATACCGATAACATTCACAAAATATATAGCTAATTTTTTGCCTCCATAGTTGAAAAATAGCCACcgttaaaaaatataaaatttcacatgtgaaactttttaaaaaaaattgtacaatAATAGCTGAACTAATCAATGAACAACCTTATTCACAAAATATATAGCTAATTTTTGCCCtcataattgaaaaataacCACCATcgtaaaatattaaatatcacATATGAAACTTTAGAAAATTCATGTATAGTAATAACTGAATTGATCAATGAACCACGTTGAAATGataaaattcacaaaatgtaTAACTAATTTTTCCCATAATTGCAAAATAGCTACaatcataaaatatcaaatttcacatgtaattaattaaaaatgacCAGTAAACGTTATTTCTATTGAATGTACTTACACCAAGTCCAACACCTCCAAGACCAAGAACAGCAACAATTGATCCCTTTTCAATGTTAACATCTTTCCATGTTGCTCCAAAACCAGTTGTAAATGCACAACATAAGAAAGGAACATGTTCAATTGGTAACCTAGGATCAACCTTAATGACATAGTTTTCATCAAGAACTATGTACTCTGATAATGTAGAGCAACTAACATGGTGATAAATTTTTTGACCATTAATGGACATTCTTGATGTTCCATCCAACAATAATCCACTAAAATTTAAAGGGTATTTGTGGCATAAATTGGATTTTTTGGACTTGCAATTGGGGCAATCTCCACATTCCCCCAAGAAATGTGGCATTACTATGTCTCcttctttcaattcttttacCCTTTCGCCCACACTTTCTATCACGCTgcgaaaaaaaaataaaagaacaatTTCATATAAGAAATATAAACAAGaaaattagattttttaaataaatataattatgatATCTAAAAAAAGGTAAAACACACCTTGTGTAATTTCACGTCCACCAAGGGCTATGATCATTTTCTTATACTCAAAAATGGTGGAAAGTACTAAATTAAAACTACTAGAAATGTCTCTTATTCTCATATGATAGCATTATATACACAGAATCAGATTCAAGATTTAAATGTTATAATTCAATCTTCAAAAAATTTAGTATTGAACTGAttgtatttttagaatttttaagttcaaatatatattatttattggaATTTCAATAATCCTTTATATGTTACATTACGGAAAAGGGCCAAAAATACTCTTGAACTAtagaaaaaagttttaaaataccattcattcatcttttgatctaaaaatacccTTCTACTCAtcttttgatctaaaaatactCTTTCATCCATTTTTTTGGCTCACTATAACCCTTGAAACTAACAATCctctttttactttttaaaaatatttatcatgtatcattttcttattggatgaaataaaaatctcaCTTCCACTaaactttttcataatttatctaaaccaaaaacaatatacctcttcaagaccccaattttttttaaaaaaaatatctaatagTTTTTAATTGCTAtagctttttcttcttattttatttttaaatttgttttgggATCATGAAGGatataactaaaaaatatatccttcttcatgattCCAAAACAATTTTAACAAaaacaataagaagaaaaagctatagcaataaaaaaactattagatttttaaaaaaaaaattggggtcttgaagaggtatattgtttttggcttagataaattatgaaaaaaaattagtgaaagtagatttttatttcatccaataagaaaatgacacatgataattttttaaaaaaaataaaaagaggatTGTTAGTTTCAAGAATTATAGTAAGACAGAAATATGGATAAAAGGGTATTTTTAGCATAAAAGACGGATGGAGgatatttttaaatcttttcCTATAGTTCAGGAATATTTTTGGCCTTTTCCGTTTACATTAAAAGTATATATGAATGCGATGTTAATATGGCATGCTGTAATATTGCATTTGCCTCTAAAAGAAATTTGATTATTCTTACCCAACTCCTTCATGTCCAGGAATGCGAGGGAACAAAGGCTGAGAATCATCAATAAGACAATTATTAGCTACGAAATTTATCGCTAAGTAATTAAATTTGTAGTTATCgatcattaaataaaattaatgaaggATTTTTGTTATTTAGTTACAAAAGTTGTAATTCCAaagaaaatttcatacataCCTTTGGAAAACCATTGCAACAAAGAACATCAGTACCACATAAACTGGCATAAATCATTTTAATCCTAACTTCTGTTGATTTTGGTGGATCCACTTCTATCTCTTCTATTTTCAATTCCTCTCCCGACTTCCATACTATTGCACCTATATTAATTTAACGAAATTTCTGACTTCAtcctttaaaattattatattgacCAGGCCGTCGTAAGTATATAGAAAGAAAAATCTTACCTTTACATGTAATGACTTTGTGGTTGCTTGAATTCATGATGGTGAAGTAGAAAACGAGATATAATAATAtggaaaagataaaaaaaattcaagcaatgatacatataaaaaaaaaatgtcgCTTCTTTgtaaagagagaagaacaagttATTCACGTTATAAAGTTggaaattttatattttgacatgtaaaaaatataattttgtaaataatttaCCATATTTATTTCTATGTTAATAATTGTACCACAATACAATAAATCCATCTGCATCAAAGGATCCACCTTGTCGCTCATATCTTAGCTACTATAGTATAAAATTTTGATACAATttctatatattaattatacacTGAACTAATTCCATCACGAAATGTTACTCAATTATTGCTGTTTTATTATTTGTCATTATTAATTACCATCagttgttattattatagtaATTAGCTAGTTCAAGTAGTAGTGAGACTGAACTTTTGTTATTTCATATATGAGGTAATTCACTTTTATTTAGAAAATGCTAAAAAGAAAATTTGCATTGTGTTTTAAGTTTTGCAAATTCAACTCATATTAGGCCATAAGAAACATACATTGTTTTGAGAACTCTCAAGTATTACTAGTAATTGTTATAGTACTACATCATTCTTAGAAGTCTCAAGAAATCATTTAGAAGAAATTAAACGCACCGAAAAAGAATGTCGTTGTGTGGGGATGTGATTCGTCAAGCTGGGGCAAAGAAAGTTATCTGATCGTACCAGATTACGAATGTGAAGGCCTCTTCGATCCTTCGAAAGGAggattgaattattatttttttaatagaaaaaaggTGTGGTCTTGGTGAGGCGCAATTAAATTCGAAAAATATGTGAATACTATTGTTGCACTGCACTATCATTCATATGGTATAGGACCCCCTTGACATCTTGCAAAAATAAATAACGTAGTATAAACACTTGGAGGGAGGAAGTCCATATatcttattttgtttttatgcagaagatatcataataataataataataataattaatatgtgTCACTGTTATTTACGGTAAAATATGGAGAAGTGATTATACAAAATATGACATAATTATAACTTATCGAGAATATGCATGATTCCAGATATGAGGATATGAATGTTGAGTATTAGATCGAATAGAAGGTTAGTAAGAAAAACACACATCGATGTGTCCCAAGGATTAATATTTTAGTGATTGGAAGTCCACAAttcaaactaatttttttttgggaaaattacgtGGATTGACAAACATTACTATTATAATTATGTGATAAGAGTATAGTTTTAATTAACTACACGAATTGGCTATAGTTTAATGAAATTTGTTATTATACAAATCTgggggctcatatacaaatctggAAGCGgatatacaaatctctaaagcAAATTTAGAAGCAAATATACAAATCTGGAAGCGAATATACAATTCTGAAAGTGAATATATACAATCTCTTTGAGAGcccaatttgtataatgcagcGAGATATACAAACGGAAAAActcaatttgtataatgcagtGAGATATACAAACGTTAATGAACCATAGCAATCATAAATATAGCTATGAAGAGTAATTAGAGAAACTACACCCATAGGGAATTATGAAGCTAAATATGTTTGTCATTTCTGAAAATAGAGTGTAATATACGCTACCATCGGAGAGACtatttcccctttttttttcaagaataaacattagaagaaaatataattaaaagggTAAACACATGTAAAACTCGATATTCATGTAATTATTTTCTTCAcacaaatattaattaattaaatatctaaaaaattCACGTAACCCTATTTGTTACTCAAAGAAATCACACAACACGTACATAatgatttgaattttaaatcCTATTGAGTGTCTAATTTTATAGGTCAAATAGATTGTTTTGTCTTTAATTAGTTGCTATAGTTTTGTtttcataataaataaaaaaaaaaaaatctcgaTGAAAGGAGTTCAAGTTAATAGTGAAAGTTCTagtcaaaagtcataaaaaatatacactgactaacactatgataaacttaaaaaaaCTGAATATAGCTAACCTATACATGAGTTATACatactatatattatgatacactcaaaaaattgaatataacttagctatacatgaaatatatatagactatttgtcggtttttttttttgaatatttattagactaattaaagaagaaggaaaaggaTGAGAAATAGTTAAAGGTAAGattgattatgaagaagtaGGTGATTCCGGTCTCCGGAAGCAAAAACGATTTTATTGCAAGTAATTTTACTTCTTTCTATTCAATTTCGATCAACTCAAAATATCCTAacacaatttcaaattttagatataaattttttttgctatttaaaatcttttaatatataattatctcaaaataattcaaatttgttGTACATCgattttaaaaaaggaaagcaacaaagaagaaggaggaggagctAGGGAgcaagaggaaaagaaggaggaTGAGGAGGAGGGTGGCATGTTGTTGGCATTAATAATTGTATGTTTCGACGATggtataataatataatattattacttGTCCTCAGTCTATTTGGATTTGATGCACTTGAGTCAAGGATCTTTTGGAAATAGGCTCTCTACCTTTACAAGATAATGGTAAGGTTTGCATACACTCTATCTTTCCCAAACTCCATTTAGTGCAATTTCACTGGATATGtttttattttggtttttcATTTAGTGTCTGAAGCTCGCATTGAAACTCCGACTATATCCGAATTGCGTACTGTAAGACCTATTTGAGGTGACGCTCCCAACAAAATATTCTTCATTCGAAATTCAACATCAAAGATGAAACAGTCTCAccagtatttttattattgttagttACTACTTGTCCTCCGTGAATGGCACATCAGAATGGACATCAATTCTTGATGTGCCATCCAACATTAGATTGGACCTTCCTGACTTTCAATTTGGACATTCTCCTAGGTAAAGTCTCATCATTATTCCTCTAAGTATAAACCATCCTTATTAATGTAGGGAAAAAAAGTTGGATAATGGTATCCTTCAAATACTCTCTTAATGGacaattttttataataaaaaatatttttagcgataataaatatgaacattaATATAAAGTGCTTAAATTTTTATTGACATTAATTAATTCTCATTAAatccaatatcaacaataaataTGCACAATAATATAAAGTGCATAAATCTTTATTATTAATCAATTGTTATTAAATTCAATATCgataataaatatgcatattaaTACAAAATGCTAGTGTCTTTATGACACTAGTAATTatctctaaaaatatatttagcgGCAATTAAGCTATTGTCGTCAATTAATTGACGCTAACGATAATTTTTATTGTAGTGCATTGAGCACATAAATTGTGTTTAAAGGTTTAATGGTTTAAAGGTTGATCAAAGTAATAGTATCAACTATAAATTCAAGTTGGTGAAGTAATAATTATATCTGATATAAGTGGTATAAAGATTCGTAAGAGTAATAATATCAACtagtataaattttatttacatataaaATAAATGGCTGAtagatataaaatattttttctataaaacataaatttgtttgtcaatttttgtatttgaaaaatgtcatcagagaatttgagatttcatctcatgatttcaaaaattgatGCACAAGCGCCTAATTAAAATCATTAGTTCAAAGCGCTAATTTTGAAGCAGTTAAATTCCGAAAGAAAAATAGTATTCCCTCCATctcaatttatttaatataatttgaatttcaataGTCACTTTTTTGAATTAGaatgagatttttattttttaaaataaataaataaaatttat
This region of Solanum dulcamara chromosome 9, daSolDulc1.2, whole genome shotgun sequence genomic DNA includes:
- the LOC129903281 gene encoding 8-hydroxygeraniol oxidoreductase-like, with translation MNSSNHKVITCKGAIVWKSGEELKIEEIEVDPPKSTEVRIKMIYASLCGTDVLCCNGFPKPLFPRIPGHEGVGVIESVGERVKELKEGDIVMPHFLGECGDCPNCKSKKSNLCHKYPLNFSGLLLDGTSRMSINGQKIYHHVSCSTLSEYIVLDENYVIKVDPRLPIEHVPFLCCAFTTGFGATWKDVNIEKGSIVAVLGLGGVGLGVVEGARQKEAAKIIGMDIHEMKSEKAKFYGITDFINISEKSISELIKDATGGLGVDYFFECTDVPQLTINEAIQSTRMGYGTVIVLGAGLVLDWQMSYVPLMFGRTLKGSIYGGIRTHTDLPSIIDKCISKEIKLDELLTHEVSFNDINKAFEYLKEPNCVKVLIKF
- the LOC129903280 gene encoding transcription factor MYB3R-1-like — encoded protein: MLDYLDLPLSQATMESDETSKSPSDDISSLQSIPPLHGRTSGPKRRSRQWTPEEDEILRQAVQQFKGKSWKKIAECFKDRTDVQCLHRWQKVLDPELVKGSWSKEEDDKLIELVNIHGPKKWSTIAQELAGRIGKQCRERWHNHLNPAINKEAWTQEEELTLIHAHDAYGNKWAELSKYLPGRSDNAIKNHWHSSVKKKRDSYMASGLLAQFPALPNVNHQNQSIPSSSMNLQQTSEDESVHKEGAEVEEVTECSRGSTFAGCPQSTSDMGNTFVHIRENGTMSEELIRKKDASSSAAPCPRNYTPAFQDVSCSMLKVPSELVESNSLEQHTFSHDWGNSSGNDWQFNMDDFQEFFQESSRHYMHCLNGNENHDIVTYPLQTAMGSGETSNAENIVEGPYNPNEMFDGCRIVYPEVGIPQCSLSETGVNGSGEPADSLIYQSSNYQIPESGNMAPQNCNALSFDDFEASTHQQFSVPSHFLSEDRSLVFGIASDQFHYPPLENPVQESFTSRCDGFICPSEFGSPSNDNGIGNAVLKDRPDHTKDSPRLEEQKDEGALCYEPPRFPSLDAPFFYCDLKQSGSDTQQEYSPLGIRQLMTSVDCFTPLRLWDSPSRDDSPDAILKSAAKTFTGTPSILKKRQRHLVTPLSEKRCEKKLESDLNQESFSNMVTEFPRVDDMFDESANEKASTEDKENLHPSSEDGRKETGDGVTGLSCIGNSERQLDGDGAHYHKEPHSECAGANDEMEKVKQPPGVLVELSSNDMLFSPDRFLIKHDRATSLSIKALGNQYARRLEAASSNQATISSSSVVCSPDILGKCRSSVVIATSMQSTTSTAVENTTKNSENGFGADTSNIFGETPFKRSIESPSAWKSPWFMSSVLSSPRYDRELTFEDLALFMSPGDRSYDAIGLMKQLSEQTAPSIADARQILGSETPETILSERNSKKQKADENCALLASNAMSERRTLDFSECGTPGKGKETTTKFGSNNSVSSPSSYLLKCCR